From the Oleiharenicola lentus genome, one window contains:
- a CDS encoding four helix bundle protein has translation MTETELKARTKLFARRVLHLVEALPRSRSAAVVANQLGRSGTSVGANYRSACRARSTADFISKLGIVEEEADESAFWMELIIEEEMLPGKKVQPLWDEANAITAMMVSSRKTLGRRNQKAKIQSQK, from the coding sequence ATGACCGAAACCGAGCTCAAAGCCCGAACGAAGCTTTTTGCCCGCCGGGTGTTGCACCTGGTCGAGGCCTTGCCGCGCAGCCGTTCGGCTGCAGTGGTGGCGAATCAGCTGGGCCGTTCCGGCACGTCGGTCGGCGCCAATTATCGTTCGGCGTGCCGCGCCCGCTCGACGGCTGACTTCATTTCCAAGCTAGGCATCGTTGAGGAGGAAGCAGACGAGAGCGCGTTCTGGATGGAGCTGATCATCGAGGAGGAGATGTTGCCCGGGAAGAAGGTTCAGCCGCTTTGGGACGAGGCCAATGCTATCACCGCCATGATGGTGAGTTCGCGCAAGACGCTCGGCCGGAGAAATCAAAAGGCAAAAATCCAAAGCCAAAAATGA